A stretch of the Arachis stenosperma cultivar V10309 chromosome 6, arast.V10309.gnm1.PFL2, whole genome shotgun sequence genome encodes the following:
- the LOC130934019 gene encoding uncharacterized protein LOC130934019, which produces MVYPRGVIENLLVKVDSFIYPADFVVLDSNEDDGDSVILGRPFLATARAIIDVEEGELTLKMHDQSVTLKVLPEAQFSKEKKDYMKSDKGESQLKEENDKESHSNIPKIRVVQTGEGAQEDIGVLATEKRGPQGKPTARKERSTKGKMKRRNKTKRGWKNRKIPTEGLSKGDKVQLIY; this is translated from the coding sequence ATGGTATACCCCAGGGGCGTAATTGAAAATCTTTTGGTCAAGGTGGATAGTTTTATATACCCTGCTGATTTTGTGGTTCTGGATTCAAATGAGGATGATGGTGACTCGGTTATactgggaaggccattcttggccactgctagagctaTCATAGATGTAGAGGAAGGGGAATTAACTCTCAAGATGCATGATCAGAGTGTCACTTTAAAGGTATTACCAGAGGCACAATTTAGCAAGGAGAAGAAAGACTATATGAAAAGTGACAAGGGAGAATCACAGTTGAAGGAAGAAAATGACAAGGAGAGTCACAGCAACATCCCAAAGATAAGAGTTGTGCAGACTGGTGAAGGAGCCCAAGAGGATATTGGAGTATTAGCCACTGAGAAGAGAGGTCCCCAAGGGAAACCTACGGCCAGAAAAGAAAGGTCAACAAAAGGAAAGATGAAACgcagaaacaaaacaaaaaggggTTGGAAGAACAGGAAGATCCCAACAGAGGGgctttccaaaggtgacaaagtgCAACTGATATATTAA